Proteins from a genomic interval of Beijerinckia indica subsp. indica ATCC 9039:
- a CDS encoding ATPase inhibitor subunit zeta produces MSMFEDREKAYERLFVNQQDELFRARTLRNRRFAQWVGKKLALSEKEQAIYVDDMVAYGVLENDTSLIEKAWDDIKKAHVIADKQDLISQLNLS; encoded by the coding sequence ATGTCCATGTTTGAGGATCGTGAAAAAGCCTACGAACGCCTCTTCGTAAACCAACAAGATGAGCTATTTCGCGCAAGGACGCTACGGAATCGGCGCTTTGCTCAATGGGTCGGCAAGAAGCTCGCCTTGTCCGAGAAGGAGCAGGCGATCTATGTCGACGATATGGTCGCTTATGGTGTCCTGGAAAACGACACGAGCCTGATCGAAAAGGCATGGGACGATATCAAAAAGGCTCATGTCATCGCCGATAAACAGGATTTGATCTCTCAACTCAATTTGTCGTGA
- a CDS encoding MFS transporter, translating into MPLALFALALASFGIGTSEFVIMGILPEIARDLTVTIPQAGLLVTAYALTVTFAGPVVALLAARLPQKTALLGLLCLFLLGNLFCALAPQFSLLLIARIFTALAHAAFYGNGVVVAASLVPPHRRSQAIALMFSGMTLANIIGVPVGTMIGLAQGWRATFWAIIPFLGVAGIALAILLPRKGQERAAGRLVDELIVLRRPQVLLTLLASVFIAASLFCVLTYISPLLATVTGMDETQISSALLLFGGGTFFGIFVGGRLADWRQMTTIVGTFVVLGALYAVFAFSATSIPSTYLTIFLLGFVSFANGPGMQARVIDKASEAPNIGASLIHSSYNFGNGAGAWLGGAALASGMSYGHLPWLSVGLVVAALATLGIAHELERNAENAGGLDPEALS; encoded by the coding sequence ATGCCCCTCGCTCTTTTCGCGCTGGCCTTGGCTTCCTTTGGTATTGGGACGAGTGAATTCGTCATCATGGGCATCTTGCCGGAAATCGCCCGTGATCTCACGGTGACGATTCCGCAAGCCGGTCTCCTGGTGACTGCCTATGCCCTGACGGTGACATTCGCGGGGCCGGTCGTTGCTCTGCTGGCGGCTCGTCTGCCGCAAAAAACCGCCTTGCTCGGGCTTCTCTGCCTGTTTCTCCTCGGCAATCTTTTTTGTGCCCTGGCGCCGCAATTTTCTCTTCTCTTGATAGCGCGGATCTTCACGGCTCTCGCCCATGCGGCCTTTTACGGAAATGGCGTCGTCGTCGCCGCGAGCTTGGTTCCGCCCCATCGCCGCAGTCAGGCGATCGCCTTGATGTTTTCAGGAATGACATTGGCCAATATTATTGGTGTCCCGGTCGGCACGATGATCGGCCTCGCACAAGGTTGGCGTGCGACATTCTGGGCGATTATTCCTTTCCTTGGTGTGGCCGGCATTGCCTTGGCCATTCTGTTGCCGAGGAAAGGTCAGGAGAGAGCGGCTGGCCGTTTGGTCGATGAATTGATCGTCTTGCGCCGGCCGCAGGTCCTGCTGACACTTTTAGCCAGTGTCTTTATCGCCGCGAGCCTGTTCTGTGTCTTGACCTATATTTCGCCTCTGCTCGCCACCGTGACGGGCATGGATGAAACCCAGATTTCGAGCGCGCTTCTGCTCTTTGGTGGTGGAACCTTTTTCGGCATTTTTGTCGGTGGCCGGCTGGCGGATTGGCGCCAAATGACGACGATCGTCGGGACATTTGTCGTACTCGGTGCCCTTTATGCGGTCTTCGCGTTTTCTGCTACTTCTATCCCGTCCACCTATCTGACCATTTTTCTGCTGGGTTTCGTCAGTTTCGCGAATGGCCCTGGCATGCAGGCGCGGGTTATCGACAAGGCAAGCGAGGCACCCAATATTGGAGCCTCATTGATTCACAGTTCCTATAATTTTGGCAATGGCGCCGGGGCTTGGCTGGGTGGCGCGGCCTTGGCCTCGGGCATGAGCTATGGACATTTGCCCTGGCTTTCCGTCGGCTTGGTGGTGGCAGCCTTGGCGACGCTCGGCATCGCCCATGAACTCGAACGCAATGCCGAGAATGCCGGAGGTCTCGATCCGGAGGCCTTGTCCTGA